Proteins found in one Pseudomonas marvdashtae genomic segment:
- a CDS encoding alpha/beta hydrolase translates to MTDPLIIEPFSTADACVIWLHGLGADRYDFMPVAEMLQQSLLTTRFVLPQAPTQPVTINGGYAMPSWYDIRALSPARAIDEQQLEASSQRVIELMETQRASGIDASRIFLAGFSQGGAVVYHTAFVKWQGPLGGVIALSTYAPTFSEELQLSASQQRVPVLALHGQYDEVVLNPMGRTAKEYLKQHGVTVTWQEYPMGHEVLPEEIRDIGNWLAERLR, encoded by the coding sequence ATGACCGACCCCTTGATTATCGAGCCCTTCAGCACCGCCGACGCGTGCGTTATCTGGCTCCACGGCCTGGGCGCCGATCGCTACGACTTCATGCCGGTCGCCGAAATGTTGCAGCAAAGTTTGCTGACCACGCGGTTCGTCCTGCCCCAGGCACCGACGCAGCCGGTCACGATCAACGGTGGCTACGCCATGCCCAGTTGGTACGACATCCGTGCCTTGAGCCCGGCCCGGGCCATCGACGAGCAGCAACTGGAAGCCTCCTCGCAACGGGTCATCGAGCTGATGGAAACCCAGCGAGCCAGCGGAATAGACGCCTCGCGGATCTTCCTGGCGGGTTTCTCCCAAGGCGGCGCGGTGGTTTATCACACGGCATTCGTCAAATGGCAGGGGCCACTGGGCGGCGTGATCGCATTGTCCACGTACGCGCCAACGTTCAGCGAAGAACTGCAGTTGTCTGCCAGCCAGCAACGCGTTCCGGTACTGGCGCTGCACGGACAGTACGACGAAGTGGTACTCAACCCGATGGGGCGAACCGCGAAAGAATATTTGAAGCAGCATGGTGTCACCGTGACATGGCAGGAATACCCAATGGGCCACGAAGTGTTACCCGAGGAGATCCGCGACATCGGTAACTGGCTGGCCGAGCGGTTGCGCTAA
- the moaC gene encoding cyclic pyranopterin monophosphate synthase MoaC, with the protein MLTHLDSQGRANMVDVTDKAVTFREATAEAFVRMLPDTLQMIVSGGHPKGDVFAVARIAGIQAAKKTSDLIPLCHPLMLTSVKVELNAEGEDRVRIVARCKLSGQTGVEMEALTAASVAALTIYDMCKAVDRGMTIEGVRVLEKLGGKSGHFQADAS; encoded by the coding sequence GTGCTGACCCATCTCGATTCCCAAGGTCGCGCCAACATGGTCGACGTGACCGACAAGGCCGTGACGTTCCGTGAAGCCACCGCCGAAGCCTTTGTGCGCATGCTGCCCGACACGCTGCAGATGATCGTCAGCGGCGGTCACCCCAAGGGTGATGTGTTCGCCGTTGCGCGTATTGCCGGCATCCAGGCGGCCAAGAAAACCAGCGACCTGATTCCGCTCTGCCACCCGCTGATGCTCACCAGCGTCAAGGTCGAGCTCAATGCCGAAGGCGAGGACCGGGTGCGCATCGTCGCCCGCTGCAAACTGTCGGGGCAGACCGGCGTGGAAATGGAAGCCCTCACCGCCGCCAGCGTCGCCGCGTTGACCATTTATGACATGTGCAAGGCCGTGGACCGGGGCATGACCATCGAAGGCGTGCGGGTGTTGGAGAAGCTTGGCGGCAAGAGCGGCCACTTCCAGGCGGACGCGTCATGA
- a CDS encoding amino acid ABC transporter substrate-binding protein yields the protein MKLLKSTLAVVTAAAVLGASGFAQAGATLDAVQKKGFVQCGVSDGLPGFSVPDASGKILGIDADFCRAVAAAVFGDANKVKFSQLNAKERFTALQSGEIDILSRNTTMTSSRDAGMGLVFPGFITYYDGIGFLVNNKLGVKSAKELDGATICIQAGTTTELNVSDYFRGNGLKYTPITFDTSDESAKSLESGRCDVLTSDKSQLFAQRSKLASPKDYVVLPETISKEPLGPVVRNGDEEWSKIVRWTGYALLNAEEAGVTSKNVEAEAKSTKNPDVARMLGADGEYGKDLKLPKDWVVQIVKQVGNYSEIFERNLGKGTPLEIDRGLNALWNAGGIQYAPPVR from the coding sequence ATGAAGTTACTGAAATCCACCCTGGCAGTCGTGACTGCAGCAGCAGTTCTCGGCGCCAGTGGGTTCGCTCAGGCGGGTGCAACCCTGGATGCCGTGCAGAAGAAAGGCTTTGTACAGTGCGGTGTGAGCGATGGTTTGCCGGGTTTCTCGGTACCTGATGCCTCCGGCAAGATCCTCGGCATCGACGCTGACTTCTGCCGCGCCGTGGCCGCCGCCGTATTTGGCGACGCCAACAAGGTGAAATTCAGCCAGTTGAACGCCAAGGAGCGCTTCACCGCGCTGCAGTCCGGCGAAATCGACATCCTGTCGCGCAACACCACCATGACCAGTTCCCGCGATGCCGGCATGGGCTTGGTGTTCCCTGGCTTCATTACCTACTACGACGGCATCGGCTTCCTGGTAAACAACAAGCTGGGCGTCAAGAGCGCCAAGGAACTGGACGGTGCGACCATCTGCATCCAGGCCGGTACCACCACTGAGCTGAACGTTTCCGACTACTTCCGCGGTAATGGCCTGAAGTACACCCCCATCACTTTCGACACCTCCGATGAAAGCGCCAAGTCGCTGGAATCCGGTCGCTGCGATGTGCTGACCTCCGACAAGTCCCAGCTGTTCGCCCAGCGCAGCAAGCTGGCTTCGCCGAAGGACTACGTAGTTCTGCCGGAAACCATTTCCAAGGAGCCACTGGGCCCAGTCGTGCGTAATGGCGATGAAGAGTGGTCGAAAATCGTGCGCTGGACTGGCTACGCCTTGCTCAACGCGGAAGAAGCCGGCGTCACTTCGAAGAACGTCGAAGCTGAAGCCAAGTCCACCAAGAACCCGGACGTCGCTCGTATGCTCGGCGCTGACGGCGAATACGGCAAAGACCTGAAGCTGCCGAAAGATTGGGTTGTTCAGATCGTCAAGCAAGTCGGCAACTACAGCGAAATCTTCGAGCGCAACCTCGGCAAGGGCACCCCGCTGGAAATCGATCGCGGCCTGAACGCTCTGTGGAACGCAGGCGGCATTCAATACGCACCACCAGTGCGCTGA
- a CDS encoding nucleotide sugar dehydrogenase: MRISIFGLGYVGAVCAGCLSARGHDVVGVDVAKDKIDMINAGKSPIVEPGLGELLAQGIQTGRLRGTTNFAEAIRDTDLSMICVGTPSKKNGDLELNYIEAVCREIGFVLRDKTTRHTIVVRSTVLPGTVANVVIPILEDCSGKKAGVDFGVAVNPEFLRESTAIKDYDQPPMTVIGEFDTASGDVLQSLYEELDAPIIRKDIAVAEMIKYTCNVWHATKVTFANEIGNIAKAVGVDGREVMDVVCQDKVLNLSQYYMRPGFAFGGSCLPKDVRALTYRASSLDVEAPLLNSLMRSNESQVQNAFDIVSSHDKRKVALLGLSFKAGTDDLRESPLVELAEMLIGKGFDLKIYDSNVEYARVHGANKDYIESKIPHVSSLLNSDFDAVIDNSDIIILGNRDEKFRALTENVPEGKQVIDLVGFMSKATSPSGRTEGICW; this comes from the coding sequence ATGCGCATTAGCATATTTGGTTTGGGTTACGTCGGTGCAGTATGTGCCGGTTGCCTGTCTGCACGGGGCCATGATGTAGTTGGCGTAGATGTCGCCAAAGACAAAATCGACATGATCAACGCCGGTAAATCTCCGATCGTTGAACCGGGTCTTGGCGAGCTGTTGGCGCAAGGCATTCAAACAGGTCGCCTGCGCGGTACCACCAACTTCGCCGAAGCAATTCGCGATACTGACCTGTCGATGATTTGTGTCGGCACGCCAAGCAAAAAGAACGGCGACCTGGAACTCAACTACATCGAAGCAGTGTGCCGCGAGATTGGTTTTGTCCTGCGTGACAAGACCACCCGTCATACCATCGTGGTTCGTAGCACCGTGCTGCCAGGCACCGTGGCTAATGTGGTCATTCCAATCCTCGAAGACTGCTCCGGCAAGAAAGCCGGCGTCGATTTCGGCGTCGCGGTCAACCCTGAGTTCCTGCGTGAAAGCACCGCGATCAAGGACTACGACCAGCCGCCAATGACCGTCATCGGCGAATTCGACACCGCCTCCGGCGACGTCCTGCAATCGCTGTACGAAGAACTCGACGCACCGATCATCCGCAAGGACATCGCCGTTGCCGAGATGATCAAGTACACCTGCAACGTCTGGCACGCCACCAAGGTGACCTTCGCCAACGAGATCGGCAACATCGCCAAGGCCGTCGGCGTCGATGGTCGTGAAGTGATGGACGTAGTCTGCCAGGACAAGGTCCTGAACCTGTCCCAGTACTACATGCGCCCAGGCTTCGCTTTCGGCGGCTCGTGCCTGCCAAAAGACGTGCGCGCCCTGACCTACCGCGCAAGCTCGCTGGACGTGGAAGCGCCGCTGCTCAACTCGCTGATGCGCAGCAACGAATCCCAGGTGCAGAACGCCTTCGACATCGTCTCCAGCCACGACAAGCGCAAAGTCGCCCTGCTGGGCCTGAGCTTCAAGGCCGGCACCGACGACCTGCGTGAAAGCCCACTGGTGGAACTGGCGGAAATGCTGATCGGCAAGGGTTTCGACCTGAAGATCTACGACAGCAACGTCGAATACGCACGCGTCCACGGTGCGAACAAGGATTACATCGAGTCGAAGATTCCTCACGTCTCGTCCTTGCTCAATTCCGACTTCGACGCGGTGATCGACAACTCCGACATCATCATCCTCGGTAACCGCGACGAGAAGTTCCGCGCGCTGACCGAGAACGTACCGGAAGGCAAACAGGTCATCGACCTGGTTGGTTTCATGTCCAAGGCCACCTCCCCGAGTGGCCGGACCGAAGGCATCTGCTGGTAA
- the moaE gene encoding molybdopterin synthase catalytic subunit MoaE has protein sequence MAIRVQANPFDPGTEVNAMHAANVGVGAVVSFVGYVRDFNDGLDVSGMFLEHYPGMTEKALGKIADEAEQRWPLLKLEVLHRIGALEPGEPIVFVAAASAHRQAAFDACAFVMDYLKTRAPFWKKENTADGPRWVEGRDSDHAAADRWKS, from the coding sequence ATGGCGATTCGTGTGCAGGCCAATCCATTCGACCCGGGAACCGAAGTCAACGCGATGCACGCGGCCAACGTCGGCGTCGGGGCGGTCGTGAGTTTTGTCGGCTACGTGCGTGACTTCAACGACGGACTGGATGTGTCTGGCATGTTCCTGGAGCATTATCCGGGCATGACCGAAAAAGCCCTCGGCAAGATCGCCGACGAGGCCGAGCAGCGCTGGCCATTGCTCAAGCTGGAAGTGCTGCACCGCATCGGCGCCCTGGAGCCGGGCGAGCCAATCGTCTTCGTCGCCGCCGCCAGCGCCCATCGCCAGGCGGCATTCGATGCCTGCGCCTTTGTCATGGACTACCTCAAGACCCGCGCTCCCTTCTGGAAAAAGGAAAACACCGCTGACGGCCCGCGCTGGGTTGAAGGGCGGGACAGCGATCACGCGGCGGCGGATCGCTGGAAGTCATAA
- a CDS encoding polysaccharide deacetylase family protein, which translates to MRIALLLSAWLLSLGVIAAPNDVATLDRSTWPEQLTSPTLFDVASRAEVLMFARVLLDVDAMDEIALKQYLGLRTVNMAAVNALRARLWQRLLSSYNFAQRSCGLDASFCYLVEDMATLREEAGRFELDDNSYYIKWAEPSRIFHTQYRDELLRKAALFPQVSSEVERFGDYERNGEAMNDRLFLLTFDSGANVAPDNTPWLTEYLRKSNINGTFFVLGKDFQARLVDRSVNDLQALYSGQCVGVQGWEFRSHSYWQDWQDSVRRSVDLVKGKLPENYVPLFRPPQGQRRGDAQSFFRTQGLQVALWDIDPQDSTNRLKPEQSAQRVLTLMLLWRHGVINFNAKQDAVKTAMPWLIAQTAQSGIGWEDCQDAFR; encoded by the coding sequence TTGCGTATCGCCCTTCTTCTATCGGCCTGGTTGCTGAGCCTCGGCGTCATCGCCGCGCCCAACGACGTCGCCACCCTGGACCGCAGCACCTGGCCTGAGCAACTCACCAGCCCGACCTTGTTCGATGTGGCCTCGCGGGCCGAGGTCCTGATGTTTGCCCGGGTGTTGCTGGACGTCGATGCCATGGACGAAATAGCCCTCAAGCAGTACCTGGGGCTACGCACGGTGAACATGGCAGCGGTCAACGCCCTGCGGGCACGGCTGTGGCAGCGGCTGCTGTCCAGCTACAACTTTGCCCAGCGCAGTTGCGGATTGGACGCGTCGTTTTGTTACCTGGTCGAAGACATGGCGACCTTGCGCGAAGAGGCGGGCAGATTCGAGCTCGATGACAATTCCTATTACATCAAGTGGGCCGAGCCGAGCCGGATCTTCCATACGCAATATCGGGACGAGCTGCTGCGCAAGGCGGCACTGTTTCCCCAAGTCAGCAGCGAAGTCGAGCGCTTCGGCGATTACGAACGCAACGGCGAGGCGATGAACGACCGACTGTTCTTGCTGACCTTTGACAGCGGCGCCAACGTCGCGCCGGACAATACGCCGTGGCTGACCGAGTACCTGCGCAAGTCGAACATCAACGGCACCTTTTTTGTGCTGGGCAAGGATTTCCAGGCGCGGCTGGTGGATCGCTCGGTCAATGATCTCCAGGCGTTGTATTCCGGGCAATGCGTCGGGGTGCAGGGCTGGGAGTTCCGCTCCCACAGCTATTGGCAGGATTGGCAGGACTCGGTGCGGCGCAGCGTCGATCTGGTCAAGGGCAAGCTTCCCGAGAATTACGTGCCGCTGTTCCGCCCGCCCCAAGGCCAGCGCCGAGGAGATGCCCAGTCCTTCTTCAGGACCCAGGGCCTGCAAGTGGCGCTATGGGATATCGATCCCCAGGACAGCACCAACCGCCTCAAGCCCGAGCAAAGCGCCCAGCGTGTGCTGACTCTGATGTTGCTGTGGCGCCACGGCGTCATCAATTTCAACGCCAAGCAGGATGCGGTCAAAACGGCGATGCCTTGGCTCATTGCGCAAACGGCGCAAAGCGGGATTGGTTGGGAGGATTGCCAGGACGCGTTTCGCTGA
- a CDS encoding PhoH family protein produces the protein MDDHGRSPSSNQPILYVLDTNVLIHDPNALLNFEEHHVAIPMTVLEELDKLKSGHHSVAAECRQAIRLIDKTLGDASPEDVELGVPIQRGKSGPKGLLSILMSKRTEPNLVLPEHLNDNIIINQLIDLHARNKDQAVVLVTKDINMRLKARACGIAAEDYSTDQLVDDVSLLPNGYHTMTGSFWDRVSKVETRQDHGRTWHQVQLIDNLPAVHINEFIIDEQGFVGWIKEIQVDKLLILDLHQEPLLHQEAWGLKPRDIYQSLALFALLDPDIHLVNLSGAAGSGKTILALAAAIEQTMVSKRYRRIIATRSVQGLDQEIGFLPGTEAEKMEPWLGAITDNLEALHMDDESTHGSVDYILSKVPLQFKSLNYIRGRSFQQSLILIDECQNLTPHQMKTIITRAGAGSKVVCLGNLAQIDTPYLSATSSGLTYLTERFKDFPNGVHITLQGVPRSILAEYAESHL, from the coding sequence ATGGATGACCACGGACGTAGCCCTTCCTCCAACCAGCCAATCCTGTATGTACTCGATACCAACGTATTGATCCACGATCCAAACGCGCTGCTGAACTTCGAAGAACACCACGTTGCCATCCCGATGACCGTGCTTGAAGAGCTGGACAAGCTCAAGAGCGGGCATCACAGCGTGGCGGCTGAATGCCGGCAGGCGATCCGCCTGATCGACAAGACCTTGGGCGACGCCTCGCCCGAAGACGTTGAACTCGGGGTACCGATCCAGCGCGGCAAAAGTGGTCCCAAGGGCTTGCTCTCGATCCTGATGAGCAAACGCACCGAACCCAACCTGGTGCTGCCTGAACACCTGAACGACAACATCATCATCAACCAGTTGATCGACCTGCACGCGCGCAACAAGGACCAAGCTGTCGTGCTGGTGACCAAAGACATCAACATGCGCCTCAAGGCCCGTGCCTGCGGAATCGCGGCGGAGGACTACAGCACCGACCAACTGGTCGACGACGTATCGCTGCTGCCCAACGGCTACCACACCATGACCGGCTCCTTCTGGGACCGTGTGAGCAAGGTCGAGACTCGCCAGGACCATGGTCGCACCTGGCACCAGGTGCAACTGATCGACAACCTGCCGGCAGTGCACATCAATGAATTCATTATCGATGAACAAGGATTCGTCGGCTGGATCAAGGAAATCCAGGTCGACAAGCTGCTGATCCTCGATCTGCACCAGGAGCCCTTGCTTCACCAGGAGGCGTGGGGCCTCAAACCGCGTGACATCTACCAGAGCCTGGCCTTGTTCGCCTTGCTCGACCCGGACATTCACCTGGTCAACCTGTCCGGCGCCGCCGGTTCCGGCAAGACCATCCTGGCCCTGGCCGCCGCCATCGAACAGACCATGGTCAGCAAGCGCTACCGGCGCATTATCGCCACCCGCAGCGTGCAGGGCCTGGATCAGGAAATCGGCTTCCTGCCCGGCACCGAAGCGGAAAAAATGGAGCCTTGGCTGGGCGCCATCACCGACAACCTCGAAGCCTTGCACATGGATGATGAAAGCACCCATGGCAGCGTCGATTACATCCTCAGCAAAGTGCCGTTGCAGTTCAAATCCCTCAATTACATCCGAGGCCGCAGCTTCCAGCAGAGCCTGATCCTGATCGACGAATGCCAGAACCTGACCCCGCACCAGATGAAAACCATCATCACCCGTGCCGGTGCCGGTTCCAAGGTGGTGTGCCTGGGTAACCTGGCGCAGATCGACACTCCTTACCTGTCCGCGACCAGCTCCGGGTTGACCTACTTGACCGAACGTTTCAAGGATTTCCCAAACGGGGTCCATATCACCCTGCAGGGCGTACCGCGCTCGATCCTGGCCGAATACGCCGAATCTCACCTGTAA
- the rhlB gene encoding ATP-dependent RNA helicase RhlB: MTVLKALKKMFGKSEAEQLAPGTSAPVHGPSRTEAPQQPRRAAPVASDKKASAPAAATEPDVSPAPERPPEAAKPRRERAPKPPVVAWKLDDFAVEPQEGKTRFHDFKLAPELMHAIHDLGFPYCTPIQAQVLGFTLAGKDAIGRAQTGTGKTAAFLISIITQLLQTPPPKERYMGEPRALIIAPTRELVVQIAKDAADLTKYTGLNVMTFVGGMDFDKQLKHLEARHCDILVATPGRLLDFNQRGDVHLDMVEVMVLDEADRMLDMGFIPQVRQIIRQTPPKSERQTLLFSATFTEDVMNLAKQWTTDPSIVEIEALNVASENVEQHIYAVAGADKYKLLYNLVNDNGWERVMVFANRKDEVRRIEERLVRDGVNAAQLSGDVPQHKRIKTLEGFREGKIRVLVATDVAGRGIHIDGISHVINFTLPEVPDDYVHRIGRTGRAGAAGVSISFAGEDDSYQLPSIEALLGKKINCETPPTHLLRPVERKHS, from the coding sequence ATGACCGTGCTCAAAGCACTCAAGAAGATGTTCGGTAAAAGCGAGGCCGAGCAGCTCGCGCCTGGCACCAGCGCGCCGGTCCACGGCCCGAGCCGTACCGAAGCACCCCAGCAGCCGCGCCGCGCCGCGCCGGTTGCCAGCGATAAAAAAGCGTCGGCGCCCGCTGCCGCCACCGAGCCTGACGTTTCCCCTGCACCGGAACGGCCACCCGAAGCCGCCAAGCCGCGCCGCGAACGCGCACCGAAACCGCCGGTTGTCGCCTGGAAGCTCGATGATTTCGCCGTAGAGCCCCAGGAAGGCAAGACCCGTTTCCACGATTTCAAACTGGCCCCGGAACTGATGCACGCCATCCACGACTTGGGTTTCCCGTATTGCACGCCCATCCAGGCGCAGGTGCTGGGTTTCACCCTGGCCGGCAAAGACGCCATCGGCCGTGCCCAGACCGGCACCGGCAAGACCGCGGCATTCCTCATTTCCATCATCACCCAACTGCTCCAGACGCCGCCGCCCAAGGAACGCTACATGGGCGAGCCACGGGCGTTGATCATCGCGCCGACCCGCGAGCTGGTGGTGCAGATCGCCAAGGACGCCGCCGACCTGACCAAATACACCGGCCTGAACGTGATGACGTTCGTCGGCGGCATGGACTTCGACAAGCAGCTCAAGCATCTCGAAGCCCGCCACTGCGACATCCTCGTCGCAACACCGGGCCGCCTGCTGGATTTCAACCAGCGCGGCGACGTGCACTTGGACATGGTCGAAGTGATGGTGTTGGACGAAGCCGACCGCATGCTCGACATGGGCTTCATCCCGCAGGTGCGTCAGATCATTCGCCAGACGCCGCCAAAGAGCGAACGCCAGACGCTGCTGTTCTCTGCCACGTTCACCGAAGATGTGATGAACCTGGCCAAGCAATGGACCACCGACCCGTCCATTGTCGAGATCGAGGCGCTGAACGTCGCCAGCGAAAACGTCGAGCAACACATCTACGCAGTCGCCGGTGCCGACAAGTACAAGCTGCTCTACAACCTGGTCAACGACAACGGTTGGGAGCGGGTGATGGTATTCGCCAACCGCAAGGACGAAGTGCGCCGCATCGAAGAACGCCTGGTGCGCGACGGCGTCAACGCCGCGCAACTGTCGGGCGATGTGCCGCAGCACAAGCGCATCAAGACGCTCGAAGGTTTCCGTGAAGGCAAGATCCGCGTGCTGGTCGCCACCGACGTGGCCGGGCGCGGCATCCACATCGACGGCATCAGCCACGTTATCAACTTCACCCTGCCGGAAGTACCGGACGATTACGTGCACCGTATCGGCCGTACCGGTCGTGCCGGGGCCGCCGGGGTTTCGATCAGCTTCGCCGGCGAGGATGATTCCTACCAGTTGCCGTCGATCGAGGCGTTGCTGGGGAAAAAGATCAATTGCGAAACCCCGCCGACGCATTTGTTGCGGCCGGTTGAGCGCAAGCACTCTTGA
- the moaD gene encoding molybdopterin converting factor subunit 1: MNITVKFFARYREALGVDSLKVEGDFATVDDVRALLAQRDGAEVLKEQNLMCARNEDLCQLDEPLSEGDEVAFFPTVTGG; this comes from the coding sequence ATGAACATCACGGTGAAGTTCTTCGCCCGATACCGTGAAGCGCTTGGTGTGGATTCGCTAAAGGTGGAAGGCGATTTCGCCACGGTCGACGATGTGCGCGCGTTGCTCGCCCAACGTGACGGTGCCGAGGTGCTGAAGGAGCAGAACCTCATGTGCGCCCGCAACGAAGACCTGTGCCAGCTTGATGAACCGCTGTCGGAGGGTGACGAAGTGGCGTTCTTCCCCACCGTGACCGGAGGCTGA
- the yaaA gene encoding peroxide stress protein YaaA, which translates to MLMVISPAKTLDFETPPAIERFTLPQYLDHSQELVEQLRELSPAQISELMHVSDKIGGLNAARFGSWNPAFTPDNAKQALLAFKGDVYTGLDAQSLGEADFDYAQQHLRMLSGLYGLLRPLDLMQPYRLEMGTKLANARGKDLYAFWGTRISEWLNEALADQGDDVLLNLASNEYFSAVKRSALNARVIDTEFKDLKNGQYKIISFYAKKARGLMSRFVIEQRINDPAQLKHFDVQGYRYNAEQSSSQKMVFLRDNAPQ; encoded by the coding sequence ATGCTGATGGTGATTTCCCCCGCCAAGACCCTCGATTTCGAAACACCGCCGGCCATCGAGCGCTTTACCCTGCCGCAATACCTGGATCACTCCCAGGAACTGGTCGAGCAGTTGCGTGAACTGTCACCGGCCCAGATCAGCGAGCTGATGCACGTTTCCGACAAGATCGGCGGCCTCAACGCTGCGCGGTTCGGCAGCTGGAATCCGGCGTTTACGCCAGACAATGCCAAACAAGCACTGCTGGCCTTCAAGGGTGATGTCTACACCGGTCTCGACGCACAAAGCCTCGGCGAAGCCGATTTCGATTACGCCCAGCAACATTTGCGCATGCTTTCGGGCCTGTATGGCCTGTTGCGCCCGCTGGACTTGATGCAACCCTATCGCCTGGAAATGGGCACGAAGCTGGCCAACGCCCGAGGCAAGGATCTTTATGCATTCTGGGGCACCCGTATCAGCGAGTGGCTGAACGAAGCCCTGGCCGACCAGGGCGACGACGTATTATTGAACCTGGCGTCCAATGAATACTTCTCGGCGGTCAAGCGCAGTGCACTGAACGCACGCGTCATCGATACCGAATTCAAGGACCTCAAGAACGGCCAGTACAAAATCATCAGCTTCTACGCGAAAAAAGCCCGCGGCCTGATGAGTCGGTTCGTTATAGAGCAACGCATCAATGACCCGGCGCAACTCAAACACTTCGACGTACAGGGTTATCGCTATAACGCTGAACAGTCCTCTTCGCAAAAAATGGTCTTTCTGCGCGACAACGCCCCGCAATAA
- the alg8 gene encoding mannuronan synthase, whose product MHRLKHGLLQAAGWLFYLSLLMGIATALPTSTFDAESKDFIFLIGAVGIWRYSMGATHFVRGMIFLYIVYPHLRRKVRKLGKAADPSHVYLMVTSFRIDALTTAQVYGSVIREAIECGLPTTVVCSIVEMSDELLVKSLWARMNPPERVKLDFVRIPGTGKRDGLAYGFRAISRHLPDDRAVVAVIDGDTVLAEGVVRKTVPWFQLFGNVGGLTTNEFCEVRGGYIMSEWHKLRFAQRHINMCSMALSKRVLTMTGRMSVFRASVVTNPDFIADVESDSLQHWRLGRFKFLTGDDKSSWFSLMRLGYDTFYVPDAAINTVEHPPEKSFIKASRKLMFRWYGNNLRQNSRALGLGMRRLGLFTSVVLFDQRVSMWTSLLGLTVAIIASFKYGTAFILVYLLWIGITRLLLTLLLSCSGHRIGPAYPAILYYNQIVGALVKIYVFFRLDQQSWTRQPTHLTRDLASFQRWFNTWSSRTMTFSAGSIFVAVLLTMV is encoded by the coding sequence ATGCACAGGCTAAAGCACGGCCTGCTTCAGGCCGCCGGTTGGCTGTTTTACTTGAGTTTATTGATGGGCATCGCCACGGCGTTGCCCACGTCCACGTTCGACGCCGAATCGAAGGATTTCATCTTCCTGATCGGCGCCGTGGGCATTTGGCGTTACTCCATGGGAGCAACGCATTTCGTGCGCGGCATGATCTTCCTGTACATCGTCTACCCACACCTGCGCCGCAAGGTACGCAAGTTGGGCAAGGCGGCGGATCCGTCCCACGTGTACCTGATGGTCACCAGTTTCCGGATCGACGCACTGACCACCGCCCAGGTCTACGGCTCGGTGATTCGCGAAGCCATCGAGTGCGGGCTGCCCACTACCGTGGTCTGCTCCATCGTGGAAATGTCCGACGAATTGCTGGTCAAGAGCCTCTGGGCCCGCATGAACCCGCCAGAGCGCGTCAAGCTGGACTTCGTGCGCATCCCCGGCACAGGCAAGCGTGACGGCCTCGCCTACGGTTTCCGTGCAATCTCCCGCCACTTGCCGGACGACCGCGCCGTGGTCGCCGTGATCGATGGCGACACCGTGCTCGCCGAAGGCGTGGTACGCAAGACCGTGCCGTGGTTCCAGCTGTTCGGCAACGTCGGCGGCCTGACCACCAACGAATTCTGCGAAGTGCGCGGCGGCTACATCATGAGCGAGTGGCATAAGCTGCGCTTCGCCCAGCGTCACATCAACATGTGCTCCATGGCCCTGTCCAAGCGCGTGCTGACCATGACCGGGCGTATGTCGGTGTTCCGCGCCAGCGTGGTGACCAATCCGGACTTCATTGCCGACGTGGAAAGCGACTCGCTGCAACACTGGCGCCTGGGCCGCTTCAAGTTCCTCACCGGCGACGACAAATCGAGTTGGTTCAGCCTGATGCGCCTGGGCTACGACACGTTCTATGTGCCGGATGCGGCGATCAACACCGTCGAGCACCCGCCGGAGAAGAGCTTCATCAAGGCCAGCCGCAAGCTGATGTTCCGCTGGTACGGCAACAACCTGCGGCAGAACTCCCGGGCCCTCGGCCTGGGTATGCGGCGTCTGGGCCTGTTCACTTCAGTTGTGCTGTTCGACCAGCGCGTATCGATGTGGACCTCGCTGCTGGGCTTGACCGTGGCGATCATCGCCAGCTTCAAGTACGGCACCGCATTCATCCTGGTGTACCTGCTGTGGATCGGCATCACACGGTTGCTGTTGACCTTGTTGCTGTCGTGCTCCGGACACCGGATCGGCCCGGCCTACCCGGCGATTCTCTATTACAACCAGATCGTCGGCGCGCTGGTGAAGATCTACGTGTTCTTCCGCCTCGATCAACAATCCTGGACTCGCCAGCCCACCCACCTGACCCGTGATCTCGCCAGCTTTCAACGTTGGTTCAACACTTGGTCGTCTCGGACCATGACCTTCTCCGCCGGCAGCATCTTTGTCGCCGTGCTGCTGACGATGGTCTGA